A section of the Pristiophorus japonicus isolate sPriJap1 chromosome 4, sPriJap1.hap1, whole genome shotgun sequence genome encodes:
- the LOC139262492 gene encoding ferritin heavy chain, oocyte isoform-like yields the protein MASQLCQNYHQDCEDAVNKQINMELYSSYVYLSMSFYFDRDDVALRHFAEFFKEQSHEECEHAEKLMEFQNRRGGRIILVDIKKPEQDEWSNGLEAMQRALQMEKNVNQSLLDLHKLSTERTDPHLSTAVILFSPGSATEAWKSPLDLMLFLRSPAIGAQKVRSGRLSWIISTQLC from the exons atggcTTCTCAATtgtgtcagaactaccaccaggactgtgaggatgctgttaacaagcagatcaacatggagctctattcctcctatgtttatctctctatg tccttctactttgaccgggatgatgttgccctgcgtcactttgctgagttcttcaaggaacagtcacatgaggaatgtgagcatgctgagaaactgatggaattccagaatcggcgtggaggCCGGATTATCTTGGTGGACATCAAG AAACCAGAGcaagatgagtggagcaatggtctggaggccatgcagagagctctgcagatggagaagaatgtgaaccagagtctgctggatctgcacaaactctccactgaaAGGACAGACCCTCAT ctgtcgactgctgtgatcctcttctcccccggTTCTGCCACTGAGGCTTGGAAGTCACCTCTGGATCTGATGttattcctccggagtcctgctatTGGAGCCCAGaaagtgcgttcaggtcgtctcagctggatcatctccacgcagttgtgctga
- the LOC139262493 gene encoding ferritin heavy chain-like translates to MVSQVRQNYHQDCEDAVNKQINMELYSSYVYLSMSFYFDRDDVALCHFAEFFKEQSHDEREHAEKLMKFQNRRGGQIILVDIKKPEQDEWSNGLVAMQRALQMEKNVNQSLLDLHKLSTERTDPHLCDFLETHYLDEQVKMIKKLGDHITNLKRLGAPENGLGEYLFDKHTLGESD, encoded by the exons ATGGTTTCTCAAGTGCGTCAaaactaccaccaggactgtgaggatgctgtcaacaagcagatcaacatggagctctattcctcctatgtttatctctctatg tccttctactttgaccgggatgatgttgccctgtgtcactttgctgagttcttcaaggagcagtcacatgatgaacgtgagcatgctgagaaactgatgaaattccagaatcggcgtggaggCCAAATTATCTTGGTGGACATCAAG aaaccagagcaggatgagtggagcaatggtctggtcgcgatgcagagagctctgcagatggagaagaatgtgaatcagagtctgctggatctgcacaaactctccactgaaAGGACAGACCCTCAT ttgtgtgacttcctggagacccactacttggatgaacaagtgaagatgatcaagaagcttggagatcacatcaccaacctgaagagactgggagcccctgagaatggcctgggcgagtacctgtttgacaagcacaccctgggggagagtgactaa